Sequence from the Phragmites australis chromosome 11, lpPhrAust1.1, whole genome shotgun sequence genome:
GGTTTAGGCGACGCGAGCGAGATGGGGAGAATCGGGATTCGATTCGGGTAGATGAGATACTCCATTTCCGGGGGCGCGAATGGAATGGGCTCCGCTGGTGGCCCATGGGCCGCGCCGGTCGCTAACCAccacgaccagccggctccgGCTGCAATCCACACTCCACCCTCAGCCGGGGTGGAATTCCATCTTACTCCCACTTTTCTCAGAGATCAGCACTCGCTGCTCGCAGTTTCAACAGAATCATATAGAATCCACAAGCAGAAGGCATACCAAATAGGGATTCTCTCAGTGATCAGCACTCGCTGCCAGCAATTCTATTCCACCTTTCCGTTTGAAAATTTGCAGAGATTTCACCAAAAATAGTATATATCCGACAGGAATTTGTAAAATCCCCGTGATCAAAATGACGGCTTCCACAAAATTATAGCTTGGCaaacagaaaaggaaaagaatactGATACTAATAGTAAAAGGTTCAAGTCACTCATCAGGAAAGAGGCGATCATCTTCTGTACTGGCCGAGAGATCCTAACCAAAAACCAGAAAAGAAGTTTCTGTACAAGCTGCTGGACCAACAGAATACCGAACCGGAATCACAGTAAGTCTCAGGGGATCGACCAGACTCTGCCTCTCTCGCTACTGCCACCAAGGATAATACCTACATTACAAAATGCAATGCCCTCCAATGCTCGTCGGTCTGAAATCGAGTTCTTGGTCATGACGATGACCTGCTGTGCTCTCTTCAGGAGTTAAGACTGAAACCTCGCGGACGGCCCAGATTCTCTTCGATCACTGCTTATCTCGAACTCGCTTGAGCTTGCCTTGGGCTCGCTGCCTGCGTTGTTGCTGTGGCCCCTTCGGCTCCGACGGTCCTTCAGAAGATCAAAACAGAATATCCAGACTTAATGAACAAGGGTATGGAATGGTTGTATCAGGGGAAAAAAGGAGTTGTTGTACAACCTCCCGTGACGGCACATCTTCTGCCTCGAGCATCCGAACAACCTGACCCATAGTGGGTCTTTTCTCAGCATCTGGGTCGACACACCGCAGTGCCACTAGAAGAGCACGCTTGAGAGCACGTGTGGCTGGTTTCAACTCCATGTCAGGGTCCACTACCTCTTCGGCTCTTCTCGTGCCGACCATCATTTTCAGCCACTCCACTAGATGCACCTGCATGAAATCCGTGCTGTAGTTAATCAACATTCCAAGCCAACAAGGTATTGTTCAAGAAAATATCCGACCAAAGCAGGGCAACTGGAATGAAATAAATTGTCTCCCCTTTAGGTGCTATTTTGCTCTCAAACAAATGAGCAACAGTATGGAGTGCTTCAGCATGCATGATACACCAGAGATGGTAGATGCCCACCTCATTAGAAGGCCGACCATAGTCAACTGGATCCCTCCCAGTAACTGCTTCCAGTAGTAGCACACCAAAACTGTAGACATCGCTCTTCTCGTTTAACAGACCTGTGTTGGCATATTCAGGGGCCACATACCTGAAACGGTGGCAAAACAAATGATGAATGTTTGTTTCCATGTCGAGCTCCCATAAAGTTCATAGCTTTCAAACATGAAGAACAAGGTTCTTGACATGTAAAAATTCCTACTGCCAATGAATACCACACATTTTAAGTGAGCCAAGCTAAGTACTACAAAAGAATAACAAGTAAACAACATACCCGAAAGTTCCCATGACTCGAGTTGTGATATGGCTCTTCCCTGCACCCAAGAGCTTGGCCAATCCAAAATCAGAAAGCTTGCCGTTGAACTCTTCATCAATTAGGATATTGCTCGATTTTATATCACGGTGCACAACTTTTGGTTCTATGGCTTCATGTAAATAAGCAAGCCTGTATATTGTTCAGTTACATTCAGTTATAGAAAATGCCTTATACAACTGAACATATGCATAGAAAGAGGCAAAATGATGAATGGTTCATTTCTTACGCCTTAGCGATCCCAAGAACGACTTTCATCCGGGCTTCCCAAGTAAGAACACCATGTTGACGCATGGCACCATGAAGCCACTGTTCTAAGTTCCCGTTATTGACATATTCATACACAAGCATCCTAGAATGGGGCAAGGTAAAGGAATGATGGGAAGAAAGCTCAAATAGAACTGCAAAACTAAATGATGCATATggagcaaatatattttcatgagGTACATTCAGCGCTAGAAATGTTTAACAACAGGGTGAATAtatatggagaaggcaaaagcaAGCATGACTATTACCAATGTACCACtaaatcattgatccggtagtAAAAACGAGGAGCATGTGTCTGCTAGGTTCAATTTGTCATGGAACTGAATGGAAAAAATACACTGGTGTTGACTACAGGAACAATCCTCAGAAATCACTACCATAAATGTAATGGGTGTTTGGTTCAATGAAAAGACATGTTTCAGGGGTAGAAAAACATAAAGATATgtaaagaacaaggagcattCAGAAATTGGTGAATTGTAGAAGTACATTTTCAGAAAGGAGTTTATTACAGCAGAGTGATGGACCAATAAAAAGATGCACACCTCCTAACTTCACAAGGTTTGCCATTTCTATTCAATATGGcatcaaaaaatagaaaaaacaaatGAAATAAGAGAATGCTCAATTGAGGACTTGGTTGCAAGCCAGATAAAAAACCTTTTTTTGGGAGGGgcgttggggggggggggtgctatAGTGCATTTCGCTATGAATCAGTAATCATCTTGTGCAAGTAAATGAATGCGACGGCGGAAACAAAAGGTGGGCATCAGTCAGTGCATTTGGTCGGGTAATATCTTTACCTGTGGATTCCCTCAACGCAATATCCTAGAAGGCGAACAAGATTCTTATGCCTGACATGGCCAATAGCCTCAACTTCAACCCTGAATTCTTTTTCTGCTTGACCCCTACAGCGACATATCAAACAAAATCAATACAACGAGACTGTCAAAGAGGACAGAGTAACAGACTAGTACTTCAAGTTCTATAAAGAAGCTGTCCTCTAAGGTCATAATAAATTTCAGAGCTTCTTACATGTTATTAAGAAGCTTTTTTATTGCAACATCACTCCCATTTATGAGTTGGCCACGGTAAACTATCCCATATCCACCCTCTCCAATGACATTCTCCTTAGAAAACCGATTTGTTGCATGCTCCAAATCCCTCAGAGTAAACCAATGACCCCAACCCAGATGTGAAAACTCTGGGAGACCAACCAAAGGAGATGCAGAGACAGTTGCATATTGAAGATACTGCCTCCTAGCATTTCCCGAGCTGCCTTCGTCACCAGAATATGAACTCCCAGCCCTGTCACATTGGTACGCTGAGCTGCATTGGCTCAAATTATCAGCATCGCATGATTTGCTCCTGACTAAGTGCGCCAACATTTTCCCTGAATCTTTTTCATAATGTTTCTCCTGCACTACCAGGGCATGGCTTTCTTGCACACGAAAGTTTTCAACGATTGCATGCTCACGCGCTTCATCTACTGTGATCTCCTTGGAGACATCCGGAATTTGAGATGCCGGGATCATATCAAAAGGCTTCTTTGGCTTCCTCGGATATATGGACCAGAAGCACATGAAACCTAGTATAAACAATATTACGACCCAAATACTGATGCCAATAACAATCCATAGCCTAAGACCGAAAGGCGGCGTCCTGGATGATAGTTCTGCCCGCAGGATTTCACCTATCGACATCTTTATTCCTCAGCAACCTACACACCACTACCAGTAATGTGATGTGACGTTAGCTTAGCATTACACTGAAGAAAGAAAGACAGGCACAAAGTAAGATCAGAATACCCATATTTGCATTGGCAACCGGAGGAGAGTTGCATCTACACAAAACCATACAAGCTTGAATGAACACACCAACAAAAGTACAGCAATAATAAGCTGGCTATAGCTCGGAAAAACAATCATCATTCATCAGGAACACCAAAATACGAGGGGGAAACGGGAAGAATATGGGGTGCAAGGTCCATGTGATGCGGATTAAATGAGCAAAAGAAGCAGAGCATTAATGAATCGTTTTTCGACTACCTGCCCCTCCCAAGGTGAACAGTGCTAACACCAAAGAGCGCATCTATTAACTCTGGAAGTGCAGAGAGCCGGATCAAGAACACCCGCATTAGGAGTAGAGGGGAGGGGAAAATCGCACCTTTGTGGAGGAATACTAGGCAATCCTATCCAATAAGAGGGAATGCATAGCAAATAATCCAAACTTCCCTCTATCCTTTCTTGAAAAAACTGGATCTAATTTTCAAGCTGCACTATCCAAGAAAGGAATCCAGTCCAATTAATCTTGAATGAACAGCGACCTCATTGGATCAATAAAAAGAATCCTCTCGTTTCCGAATGAAAAGGATTAGGCGATGACTCAGATGTTTAAGATTTAGGCATAATAGCTCACACCATCCGCCAAGAGTAGCTTCCAAGCAGAGGCAGCACTGGAGAAGGCATTGTGCTCCAATGCcaacaaaacaaaagcaaaTGGAAAAGGAAATATGTGGGGAAAGAGGAGAGAGATCACTGCCCTTACAACCTCTTGATGGGGCGCCCCTGGTTGGCTTCTTCGATCAGTCCCTTTGCTGCGTCAGTGTGGGCTTGGAGGAGATGGCCATGGGAGGCCAGCTGGCTCATGGGAGAGGAAGGCAACGTCGGGGATGGATTTGTAGAAGAGAAAGAGGCGACAgtagaaaggagagagaatgagaaaaaaaaatggtgcGAGGAAATGGAACGAAACAGCTGTAAAAGGATATGGGGCAGCCAATTTGCTACGGACAGGACAGCAGCTGAGTTTGGTAGGATGTGGCTCGTGAGTGCCGATGATGGCGCAGGTTTGCTAGAGCTGCTGATCTAAATTTGGGAAAGTTGTCTTTTTAAGCCTACagtatctaatttattttaaaaaattaacctCACATAATCATTATGAGAACTAAGAATTATAAACTATTATTAAATAGAACTTTTAATTTCACTCCAAAACTGGTCTAGGAGCTCTACATCTTTCTAATAGAATGGTCATGGGTTGAATGCTGTACATTATTATTATCCTTTATTATTAAGTGATTACTCAGTCTCGGGTCTAGATCTGTTCATGTGCAACATGTTTCGAGGAACCCGATCTGACCTAATCCGAAAAAGCCCAACCCAATTCGATCCGACCAATGCATGGGTCGGGTTCGAGCTTCAAAACATAGCCCCACAGTTCTAGCCGGGCCGAACTCGGGCTTCAAAACAGGCTCGAAACTCGAAAAAACCCGAAAAACCTGACCCAAtcccaaaaaaccaaaaaaaaaacccaagcACGATCCGAAAAATCAAATATCAGGCCAGGCTCGAACTTAGCAACACGGGCCGATGTCAGGCTCGGACCTGCAGGTTTCCTGTCGGGCTTTTCAAAGCCTCACCTAAAACTCGGTCCAGCCTTACGTTTGAACAGGCCCACTGTGTTTTGAAGTTAGCGCCTAAGCCAAACTTTAGTTAAGATTCAAGCTTGACGAGATGTGTTATGGAGCGATTAACCTAATTCATGGTTTCAAAATTCGTCAATAGCCATTTGATATTCATGAAAAACTGGTCAATTCAATTCGTAGTAAATTCTAAATTCGATcggttttcaaatttaaattaaaaaatcacaaaaaataaaaaaatactaagacaattataagaccttctataatttttttaaaaaataatgttatttgcatcatattttatatagagaaatttttaaaagaaaaagaaaattactaaAACAGGTCGTACGAACATGATGATTTGTCCATCacgttaagaaaaaaatataacatgaaacacatatttttcttatgtaaagTGTATCTTAAGATAATctttaaattttgtttcacttcacttagagttttattaatttctacatAATTTCTACAAAGTTCATAAAGCATAAAGCTTAtgtgttaagaaacaacattgtaactaactttttcatgtctaccactatttttcctacataaattaCGGTATAAGTGAACTAATACaagtggtttcactattttttgaggtgtgatgggttagttatgaactAATCTAGTTGCAATATATTTATACAATCCTACATGTTATAGTAaatatttcatgagttcatgcatttttaaaagacataggattatgtaagaagactaaaaaaattagtttcataatttttggattagcaagaattaactatgcatttaacccGCTTTAGCAATTAAattttctaatagaaaatatacaacttttttcATGATTGTAAATAcctttatcatgtagatcatattacaagaaagccaacaaaattggtttcgctTAATTTGAAACTCATATGAATTAGTtgttgattttacaaggttgagtatttttttgtttttcttgaactttactGAAATTTTATAAAAACCGAACAGCTTTTTAAGAAATTGAGTGTTTTTTTATCACAAATAAAATGCGGGAAATACGGTCAGTTTTCGGTTGAATTCAGTCGGTTTTTAGTTAAATTCGACTGGTTACCAAATGATCGATTCAACCGGATTGTCTCGATCAAACCAGTTTGACCGGTTGAACTCAGCTGAATTCTCATCAAATTTTGACTGTATTTCATGATATTCATGAATTTCAAAAATTTACTAGGCTACGGTTTTCGAATGTCAAATAAATTTGTGAACCTACCTTATCACAATACTCTTATGAAGCAACTTAGAAAGCTAGGATAAAATGATACATGATTTTACAAGAAATGTTACACATTTCGTTAGAGATATTACAATTAAGGACACGAGGTGAAGCGATTGATGCGTACTTATTGTGCCACAAGGAACGGTGCAAGCTGAGACTGACCCATTTCAAGGGTATTAAGTCTAAGGTTTAATTTCTCACATATTATTGACTAAAatctaaatatctaaaatatcaTTAGACTTCACGTATCAGTATGAGTCTACACGTCAGAGATACACGGTGACATATTATATATTGGTAAGTTTTAACGGTGACGTATAAAGGATTGTCCCTAAGTCTAAAGACCAAATGGAAGCATGGCTTGGAACAGCAATGTGGGCCATTGAGAGTACCACAGCCATGGGGTTAGGATCTTTCGAAATTGTTGCGACTTCACTCTAAACTGAAAAATACTAGTATAAAATTAATAGAAAAATGTTACATaattaactaaaatatattaaaattataacgGTGAAATCCGAAGATCTTGATCACAGCCGTGTTGCATAGCAGCGTGTATGCTACAGAGGGAGCAGTGCGTATAAGAATCAGTCTGATAGCAGTGCGTATGCTACAGAGGGGTGCACGCTCCCAGTACAGATGATTACCCATTATATTTTCCTGCAACAGCTTGGTGTTGCTAGCAGTACTGTTTAAGAGTAGATGATGGTCATTTTGTCAAGTACTCAAGTGGCAAAATGATGGACGATCGATGCAATTCTTCGAACCTTTTGGTGCGTTTGGTTCTATGCATTTGATTCATTGAATATTCAATGAAGATGTTGGATGGAGCGTTCAGAGCAAAATGTCGGGACCGAGCCATCCATGATCCAAGTTTGCTACCTCCCATGCTCATTTCCGCGGGGTGTGTTCTgctttttatttaattttcgATTTTATTTAGAAG
This genomic interval carries:
- the LOC133885009 gene encoding probable receptor-like protein kinase At2g42960 isoform X1 gives rise to the protein MSIGEILRAELSSRTPPFGLRLWIVIGISIWVVILFILGFMCFWSIYPRKPKKPFDMIPASQIPDVSKEITVDEAREHAIVENFRVQESHALVVQEKHYEKDSGKMLAHLVRSKSCDADNLSQCSSAYQCDRAGSSYSGDEGSSGNARRQYLQYATVSASPLVGLPEFSHLGWGHWFTLRDLEHATNRFSKENVIGEGGYGIVYRGQLINGSDVAIKKLLNNMGQAEKEFRVEVEAIGHVRHKNLVRLLGYCVEGIHRMLVYEYVNNGNLEQWLHGAMRQHGVLTWEARMKVVLGIAKALAYLHEAIEPKVVHRDIKSSNILIDEEFNGKLSDFGLAKLLGAGKSHITTRVMGTFGYVAPEYANTGLLNEKSDVYSFGVLLLEAVTGRDPVDYGRPSNEVHLVEWLKMMVGTRRAEEVVDPDMELKPATRALKRALLVALRCVDPDAEKRPTMGQVVRMLEAEDVPSREDRRSRRGHSNNAGSEPKASSSEFEISSDRRESGPSARFQS
- the LOC133885009 gene encoding probable receptor-like protein kinase At2g42960 isoform X2 yields the protein MSIGEILRAELSSRTPPFGLRLWIVIGISIWVVILFILGFMCFWSIYPRKPKKPFDMIPASQIPDVSKEITVDEAREHAIVENFRVQESHALVVQEKHYEKDSGKMLAHLVRSKSCDADNLSQCSSAYQCDRAGSSYSGDEGSSGNARRQYLQYATVSASPLVGLPEFSHLGWGHWFTLRDLEHATNRFSKENVIGEGGYGIVYRGQLINGSDVAIKKLLNNMGQAEKEFRVEVEAIGHVRHKNLVRLLGYCVEGIHRMLVYEYVNNGNLEQWLHGAMRQHGVLTWEARMKVVLGIAKALAYLHEAIEPKVVHRDIKSSNILIDEEFNGKLSDFGLAKLLGAGKSHITTRVMGTFGYVAPEYANTGLLNEKSDVYSFGVLLLEAVTGRDPVDYGRPSNEVHLVEWLKMMVGTRRAEEVVDPDMELKPATRALKRALLVALRCVDPDAEKRPTMGQVVRMLEAEDVPSREDRRSRRGHSNNAGSEPKASSSEFEISSDRRDPPPPEPMAGPGDLMALCREGRVKDAVELLAKGARADPPAFYELAAACSNPKLLEELRKVHDFFLRSPFRGDLKVNNKLLEMYAKCAAMPHARRTFDNMPDRNIDSWHIMIDGYSMNGLGDEALRLFKLMKECMAPTSHTFMLVLNACANSEAIEEAFLYFDAMSRDHGIEPGVEHYVGIIEVLGKSGHLNEAVEYIEKLPFEPTAMVWESLLNLARMNGDIDLEDRAEELLISLDPSKANPKKLPTPPPKRRLGINMLDGRNKLAEYRLPPKIEKKVVNEQRYVPDTRYVLHDIDQEAKEQALLYHSERLAIAYGLISTPARTPLRIIKNLRICGDCHNAIKIMSRIVGRELIVRDNKRFHHFKDGKCSCGDYW